CCACGGCGAGCCTTGGTGCGAGGACGCGGCGGGGCGGCGGCGGGCGGGCTTCGCCGTCGTCGCCTACGGCAAGCTCGGCGGCATCGAGCTCGGCTACGGCTCCGACCTCGACCTGGTCTTCCTCCACGACAGCACCGGCGCCGCCCAGCAGACCGACGGCCCGCGCCCCCTGGACAACGCCACCTTCTTCGCGCGGCTCGCCCAGCGCATCATCCACATCCTCACCACGCCCACCGCCGGCGGCGTCCTCTACGAGGTGGACACCCGCCTGCGCCCGAGCGGCAAGGCGGGGCTGCTGGTCTCCTCCCTCGACGCCTTCGCCCGCTACCAGCGGGAGGAGGCCTGGACCTGGGAGCACCAGGCCCTGGTGCGGGCCCGGGTGGTGGCGGGCGATGCCGGGCTCGCGCAGCGCTTCGCCGAGGTGCGGGCCGAGGTCCTCGGGCGGCCCCGCGACCCGGAGGCGCTGCGGCGCGAGGTGCGCGAGATGCGGGCGCGGCAGCGGCGCGAGCTGGACCGCAGCGACACCGCGTGGTTCGACCTCAAGCACGGCGCCGGCGGCATCGGCGACATCGAGTTCCTGGTCCAGTACCTGGTGCTGCGCTGGGGCGGCGAGGACCCCGAGGTCCTGCGCTGGACCGACAACATCCGCCAGCTGGAGGCCCTCGCCGCGGGCGGGCACCTGGCCGCGGCGGATGCCGAGGCGCTGGCCGAGGCCTACCGCCGCCTGCGCGGGGCGGTGCATCGGGCGGCCCTGCAGGAGCAGCCGGCGCGGGCGCCCCGGGACGCCTTCGTCGAGGAACGCGCCTGCGTCCGCGCGCTCTGGCAGCGGATCATGGAGGACGGCGGGGGGGAAATTGGCAAGCGCGCGGACCTTCCCTAGAATGCGGTCCTTCCAGCTTTCCCCGTGGAGGAGCGGCGGATGTCCCTGGCCGAGCGAGACGGCGTGATCTGGTTCGACGGCGAGATGGTCCCGTGGCGCGAGGCCCGGGTGCACGTGCTCACCCACACGCTGCACTACGGCCTGGGGGTCTTCGAGGGCATCCGTGTCTATGCCACGGACCGCGGCCCCGCCATCTTCCGCCTGCGCGAGCACACCGAGCGCCTCTTCAACTCGGCCCACATCCTGGGCATGCCCATGCCCTACGACCGCGACACCATCAACGCGGCGACCATCGAGTGCGTGCGCGCCAACGGGCTCGAGAGCGGCTACATCCGCCCCATCTGCTTCTACGGCGCCGAGGGGCTCGGCCTGCGCGCCGACAACCTGCGCGTGCACGTGGCCATCGCCGCCTGGTCCTGGGGCGCCTATCTCGGCGACGAGGCCATCCGGCACGGCATCCGGGTCAAGACCGCCTCCTTCACGCGCCACCACGTCAACATCGCCATGTGCCGCACCAAGGCCGTGGGCAACTACATCAACTCCATGCTCGCCCTGCAGGAGGCGATCGCCTGCGGCTACGACGAGGCGCTGCTGCTGGACGTGGACGGCTTCGTCGCCGAGGGCAGCGGCGAGAACGTCTTCCTCGTCCACGGCGGGCGGATCTACACCCCGGAGCTGACCTCGGCCCTCAACGGCATCACCCGCCAGACCGTGATCACGCTGGCGCGCGAGGCCGGCTACGAGGTGATCGAGAAGCGCATCACCCGCGACGAGGTCTACATCGCCGACGAGGCCTTCTTCACCGGCACCGCCGCGGAGGTGACGCCGATCCGCGAGCTCGATGGCCGCACCATCGGCGAGGGCCGCCCCGGGCCGGTGACGCGGCAGCTTCAATCCATCTACTTCGACCAGGTCCACGGGCGTCGCAACACCCATCCGGAGTGGCTGACCCATGTCCGCTGAGCCCGCACAGACCGGCGCCGCCACCGGCGGGCGCATCCCCAACGACCGGCGCCGCTACGAGGTGACCCGGGCCGATCTCCCGCTCTCCTGCCCGATGCCGGGGATGAGCGTGTGGAACTCGCACCCGCGGGTCTATCTGCCCATCGCCGAGGCGCCGGACGGCCGGGTGCGCTGCCCCTACTGCGGCGCCGAGTACGTCCTCGTCGACGGCGACGGCTGAGGCCGTGGCTGCGGGCGGTGCGGCGCCGGCGGGCGGCGCGGTGCTCGTGGTGGGTCCGGCCTGGGTCGGCGACATGGTCATGGCCCAGGCGGTGCTGCGGCTGCTTGCGGCGCGCCGGCCCGGGGTGGCCATCGACGTCATCGCCCCGCCCTGGTCGCTGCCGCTGGTGCGGCGGATGCCGGAGGTGCGGGAGGCGATCGCGCTCGAGGTGGGGCACGGCGAGTTCGGGCTCGGCGCGCGGTGGCGCCTGGCGCGCCGGCTGCGGCGGCGCGGCTACGGCCAGGCCCTCCTCCTGCCGCGCTCGTTCAAGGCCGCGCTGGTGCCGTGGCTCGCCGGCATCCCGCGGCGCACCGGGCATCTCGGCGAGGCCCGCCGGGGGCTCGTCAACGACGTCCGCCCGGATCCGGGCCGCCGCCGCGCGCCGTGGGTGCGGCGCATGGCGGTGCTGGCGCTGGAGCCGGGCGAGGCGGTGCCGGAGGTCCTGCCGCAGCCGCGCCTCGCCGTCGACGAGGCCAACCGCGCGCGGCTCATGACGGCGCTCGGCCTCGCCGGCGAGGGGCCGGTGCTCGGGCTGTGTCCCGGGGCCGAGTATGGGCCGAGCAAGCGCTGGCCTGCGCGCCGCTACGGCGCGCTCGCGGCCCGCATGGCGGCGCGCGGCTGGCGGGTGTGGGTCTTCGGGTCGGCGCGCGAGCGCCCCCTCGGCGAGGAGGTGGTCGCCGCCTCGGGCGGCGCCGCCCGCAACCTGTGCGGCCGCACGCGGCTGGAGGACGTGGTGGACCTGATGTCGGCCTGCGAGCGCGTGGTCACCAACGACTCCGGCCTCATGCACGTGGCGGCGGCGACGGGAACGGCGCTGACCGTGATCTACGGCGCCTCGAGCCCGGACTACACGCCGCCGCTGACGCCGCGGGCGCGGATCGTGCGCCGGGCCCTTGCGTGCGCGCCGTGCTTCCGGCGCGTGTGCCCGCTCGGGCACACGGCCTGCCTGGAGGGGATCGAGGTGGAGGAGGTGGAGCGCACGTGCACGCCGTAGCCGGGCCGCCGCTTGCGCCCTGGCGGGCGTGGCTCGCGCCGTGGGTGCTGTTCCTGTTGCCGGTGGGGACGATGACCGTGCCGGAGTGGAACAGCGCCCTCTACGTGGTCCTCGCCCTCGTCCTCGCCCTGCCGCCGCAGCCCGGTTGGCGGGAGCTGAGCCGGTGGGAGCGCGGGGTCCTGCTCGCGGCCGCGGCCTACTTCGCGGTGACCTTCCTCTCCTGGGCGGCCAACGGGACCGATCCGCGCCTCTTCTTCAAGCGCCTCGAGGTGGACCTGCGCTATCTCCTGACGATCCCCGTCTACCTGCTGGTGCGGCGGGTGCCGGACGCCGAGCGCTGGCTGCTTCGCGGGTGCGCGCTCGCGGGGCTCGGCTTGGTGGCGGAGGGCCTCTACCAGGTGGAGGTACTGGGCTACGGGCAGGCCAAGGGCGTCTACCACCACATCCCCTTCGGCACGTTCTCGGCCCTGGTGGCGGCGCTGCTTCTGGATGCGGCGGTGACGAGGCGCGGGGAGGGCGTCTGGCGCCTGCTCTATGCCCTGGGGTGCGCGGGCGCGGCGGCGGCGGTGCTGCTCGCCGGCTCGCGCGCAGGCTATCTCAATCTGCTCGCGCTGCCTGCGCTGTGGGTGGTTCTGCGGCTTCCGCGGCGGGCGAAGCTCGCCGCGCCGCTCGTCGCCGCGGCGCTTGCGGCCGGCGTCTGGAGCGGCAGCGACATGGCGCGACGGAAGGTGGCCGCAGGGGTGGCCGACATCCAGCGCTACCTTGCGCGGGAGGAGGTTAGGGACGCCCGTGCGCTGGGGAGCCTGGAGACACGCCTCGAGCTGTGGCGTGCCGCGCTCGCGCTCTGGCGGGAGCATCCGCTGCTCGGCGTGGGTCCTGCGCGGTGGAAGCCGCAGGTGCAGGGGCTCATCGCCCGGCGCCGGGCCCCGCCCGCCATCGGGCACTACAACCAGGCCCACAACAACTACCTCCACGTGCTCGCGACCCGCGGCCTGCTGGGGCTTGCGGCGCTGCTGGCGATGCTCGGGATCCCCGCCGCGGCGTTCCTGCGGGCGCACGCGGCGGGCGCCGCGGCGGCGGTGCCGGGGTTGCTGGTGGTGGCGGCCTTCGCGCTGCACGGCCTCAGCGAGACCCCGCTCAAGACCGGCAAGGAGGCGACGGTGTTCCTGGTCTTCACGGCAGTCTTCCTCGCGGCGGCGTCGCGAGCGGGGGCGGGCGGCGCCGGTGCGGCCGCGCCGGCGCCGGCGACGCCCTGAGACGGGCCTGGGGGAGGGTTCGGCAAGGTGCGCCCGATCACCGCGACCATCATCACCCTGAACGAGGAGGAGCATCTTCCGGCGTGCATCGAGTCGGTGCGGCCGGTCTGCGACGAGGTGATCGTCGTCGATTCGGGCAGCACCGACCGCACCGTCGAGGTCGCCCGCGCGCTGGGGGCGCGGGTGCTCGAGCAGCCCTATCTCGGCGACGGGCCGCAGAAGGCCTTCGCCGTGCCCCAGGCACGCAACGACTGGATCCTCAGCATCGACGCCGACGAGCGGCTCGAGGAGGACGCGGTCGCCGCCATCGGCGGGCTCGACCTGGATCGCGACGACGTGGACGCCTACGCACTGCGGCGGCGCAGCTTCGTGGGCAACCACTGGATCCGCGCCGCCGGCTTCTACCCGGACTACGTGGTGCGGCTCTACCACCGCGGCCGCGCCGGCTATCTTCCCCGCAAGGCCCACTCCCGCGTGGAGGCCCGGCGCGTCGTGCGCCTGCAGGCGCATCTGCGCCACCTCACCTACCGCGACGTCGCCCACTGGGTCGAGCGCATCAACGCCCTGACCAGCTACGACGCCTGGGCCGCCTACGAGCGCGGGCGCAGGGCGAGGCCCTGGACGCCGGCGCTGCATGCGGCGGCGGCGCTGGTGCGCAAGCTCATCCTGAAGGGTGGCATCCTCCAGGGCATGGACGGCTGGAACGTGGCGGTCACCACGGCCTTCCACGCCTATGTCAAGTACTGGAAGCTGCTGGAGCGGCAGCGGCGGGAGGACGGTCCCCGGTGAGGGTGCTGGAGCTGTGCCTCTCGCCCGATCTCGGCGGTCTCGAGCTCTATGCGCTGCGCGCCGCCGAGGCGCTGGGCGCCTCCGGCCCCACGGTCATGGCGGTCGCGCCGGACGGGCTGCTGCGCCCGCGGGCCGAGGGGCTGGGTCTCGCCGCGCGTCTGGTGGCGCGGCCGCGGATCCCCCTTGCGCCCGGGGCGGTGCGTGCGCTCGCCGGGCTCCTGGACGAGGTGCGGCCCGAGATCGTGCACGTGCACTGGGCGCGGGACCTGCCGCTGGCGGTGGCGGCGCGGGGTCTCAGCCGGTCGCGGCCGCGCATCGTGCACACGCGCCAGATGGCCATCACCCGGCCCAAGCGCGACCCCTATCACGCCGCCGTCTACCGGCGGCTCGACCTGATCCTGGCCATCACCCGGCGGCTTGCGGCGGATCTGCGCCGTTTCCTGCCGCCGGAGTGCGCCGGACGGATCCGCACCCTCTACTACGGGGTGCCGGCGCCGCAGGGCCTGAACAGGGCATCGGTGCGCCGCGCGGTGCGGGCGCGGCTCGGCGTCCCCGCCGAGGCCTTCCTCGTGGGCCTCTTCGGCCGCATCGAGGCCTTCAAGGGGCAGCACCTGCTGGTGGAGGCGGTGGAGAGCCTGCGGGCGCAGGGGCGGGCGGTGCACGGGCTGATCGTGGGGCGGGCGATGGAGCCCGGCTACCTCGAGGACCTGCGGCGGCGGGTGGCGGCGGCGGGGCTCGACGTGCATTTCCTCGACTTCGTCGAGGATCCGCAGCGCTACATGGCGGCCTGCGACTGCGTGGCGCTCACCACCGTCGAGGAGACCTTCGGGCTGGTGCTGCCCGAGGCCATGCGGGTGGGCGTGGCGGTGGTGGGCAGCGACCGCGGCGGCGTGCCGGAGATCATCGACGACGGCGAGACGGGGCTTCTGTTCCGCTCGGGCGATGCCGCATCGCTCGCCGCGGCGATCGCGCGACTCCACGACGATCCCGGCCTGCGGAGCCGGCTCGCCGCCGCGGGCAAGGCCAAGGCGGACCGGATGTTCGACGAGGCCGCGCATTTCCGCGCCCTGCGCGGGATCCTCGCGGGGCTCGTCAGCGCAGGAAGTGCGCGCTGATCGCGCGCGCGGCCGCGGCGAGGTCGATGCGCCCCATGTCCTCCTCGGGGGCCCCGTGCGGGGGCGTGAAGGCCAGGCGCCGCCCGGGGGAGTTCAGCGTCTGCCAGCGCAGGGGCGTGGCCGAGCGGCGCCGCGGGTAGAAGGCCGCGGTGGGCACGTCGAGGGCGCCGGCGATGTGCAGCGGCCCGGTGGAGCCGCCGATGAAGAGGGCGGCGAGGGCGAGGTGGCGGGCGAAGTCGACGAGGCCCGCCCGCGGCGGCAGGGCGCTCGCGGCGAGCCCGTCGCCGCGCAGGCGGCGGGCGAGGGCCTCGGCGCCGGCCTCCTCGCCGGGGCCCGCGGTGACCAGGAAGTGGACCGGGAAGGCCGGTTGCAGCCGCCGGGCCAGCTCCGCATACTGCGCCGGCGCGAGGTTCGCCGCCGAGCCGCCGCTGCCGGGGTGGAGGACGACGATGCGCGCTTCGGGGGCGATGCCGTGGGCGGTGCGCAGGCGCCGGTCGAGCCCGGCGGTCTCGGCGGCGGGCAGCCGCCAGACGGGCGGGCGCGGGTCCGGCGGCGGCGCGACGCCGTGGTCGGCGAGCAGCCGCCGGGCGAGATCCAGGTTGTAGGCGTACTCGGGCTTCTCGGAGCGCGAGCGCCGCTGCCGCAGACGGCGGTTGTGGAAGACCTGGGCGATCTTGGTCGCCGGCGCGAGCCGGTAGGGGATGCGCGCGGCGGCGAGGGCGATGCCGATGCGGGTGGTGGAGAACAGGGTGAGCGCGGCATCGAAGCGGCGGCGCCGAAGCTCCGCCGCAAGGCCGCGCAGGGCCCGGCCGCCGGCCTCGGGGCCGGGATCCTCCACCACCGCGTCGATCCACGGGCAGGCCTCGGCCAGCTCCCGCGTGTAGCGGGGCACGAGGGCGTGGATCTCGCCCGCGGGCAGCGCCGCGCGCAGCAGCGCAAGGCTCGGCCAGGCGAGCATGAAGTCGCCGATCTTGTCGTTGCGCACGACGAGGACGCGGCGCGGTGGAGCGAGGGGGGGACGAGGCATGCGCAACTACGGCAACCGGCGGGTGCTCGTCACGGGCGGGGCGGGCTTCATCGGCTCACACCTTTGCGAGCGGCTGCTCGCGAGGGGGCACGAGGTGCTGTGCGTCGACAACTTCTTCACCGGCACGCGCGGCAACATCCAGCACCTGCTCGACGACCCCGCCTTCGAGGTGCTGCGCCACGACATCACCTTCCCGCTCTACGTCGAGGTCGACGAAGTCTATAACCTCGCCTGTCCGGCGTCACCGGTGCACTACCAGTTCGACCCCGTGCAGACCACCAAGACCAGCGTCATGGGGGCGATCAACATGCTGGGGCTCGCCAAGCGGCTGCGCGTTCGCATCCTCCAGGCCTCCACCAGCGAGGTCTACGGCGACCCCGAGGTCCACCCGCAGCACGAGGGCTACTGGGGGCGGGTCAATCCCATCGGCCCCCGCGCCTGCTACGACGAGGGCAAGCGCTGCGCCGAGACCCTCTTCTTCGACTACCACCGCCAGCACGGGCTGCGCATCAAGGTGGCGCGCATCTTCAACACCTACGGGCCGCGGATGCATCCGGACGACGGCCGCGTGGTCTCCAACTTCATCGTCCAGGCCCTGCGCAACAAGGACATCACGGTCTACGGCGACGGCGGCCAGACCCGCTCCTTCTGCTACGTGGACGATCTCGTGGACGGGCTGGTCCGGCTGATGGAGGAGACGCCCGACGACTTCACCGGTCCCGTCAATCTCGGCAATCCGCAGGAACTCACCATCCGGGAGCTCGCCGAGCGCATCATCGAGCTCACCGGTTCGCGCTCGCGCATCGTCCATCGGCCCCTGCCCGCCGACGATCCGCGCCAGCGCCGGCCGGACATCCGGCTCGCGCGGGAGGCGCTGGGCTGGCAGCCCACGACCCCCGTCGAGGAGGGGCTGCAGGCGACCATCCAGTACTTCGACCGGCTCCTGGCCGCCTGCGGATGAGGGCCGAAGGGAGCCCGGGCGTGGCGCCCCCGCGCATCGAGATCATCGTCGCCGCCTACAACCGGCCCGAGGCCACGCGCCTCGTCCTCGAGGGCTACCTGCGCCAGCGCGACCGCGACTTCTCGCTGACCCTCGCCGACGACGGCTCGGGCCCGGAGATCGGGCGCCTTGCCCGGGAATACGCCCGGCGGGGGCTCGCGCTTCGCCACGTCTGGCACGAGGACCGCGGCTACCGCCGCGCCGAGATCCTCAACCGCGCCGTCCTCGGCAGCGAGGCCGACTACCTCGTGTTCACCGACAACGACTGCATCCCGCACCCGGACTTCGTCGCCGATCACCGCGCGTTGGCCCGGCGCGGTCTCGCCGTGGGCGGCCGCCGCGCCGACCTCGGGCCGGCGCTCAGCCGCCGGCTCATCGAGCGCGGCATCGACGGGCTGGACGCGCCCTGGTCCATGGTCCGGCACGGGCTCACGGGGGGTGTGCGCCACTGGCGCAGCGGCTGCCGCGTGCCGGACTGGCTGCTGCCGCTGTGGCGGGGCCGGCAGGGCGGGCTGCTGGGGGCGAACATGGCCGTCTGGCGCGCCGACTTCGAGCGGGTCAACGGCTTCGACCTCGACTTCGTGGGCTATGGCGGCGAGGAGGTGGATCTGGAGCGGCGCCTGCGGACTGCGGGCGTCGGGGTGCGGGTCTACCGCGGCCGCGCCGTGCTCTTCCACCTCTGGCATCCGCCCCGCCGGGCCGACGAGGCGACGCGCCGCCTGCTCGCCGACAAGCGCCGCAAGGGGCTCGCGGTGGCCGAGCGCGGCCTGCGCGAGCTTGCCTCCGGGCGCCAGGGGGCCGCGCCGCGGACGCAGACCCCCCGCGCGGGCGTCGAAGGCGGTCCGTGATGGCGCCGGCCCCCGGGCGCGGACGCGCCCGTCGGGGGTGCGGACATGCCCCCGGGGCCTACCCCTTCGCTCGTTGCAGCCGCTGCAGCTCGGCGTAGAGGCCGCCGGCGGCGAGGAGGTCGGCGTGGGTGCCGGTCTCGACGATGCGGCCGCGGTCGAGGACGACGATGCGGTCGGCGCGCTCGATGGTGGAGAGGCGGTGGGCGATGACGATGCTGGTGCGGCCGGTGCGGAGGCGGTCGACGGCGGCCTGGACCCGTCGCTCGGCGGCGCTGTCGAGCGCCGAGGTGGCCTCGTCGAGGATCAGGATCGGGGCGTCCTTGAGGATGGCGCGGGCGATGGCGAGGCGTTGGCGCTGCCCGCCCGAGAGGCGCACGCCGCGCTCGCCGATGACGGTGTCGAAGCCCTCGGGCAGGCGCTCGATGAACTCCAGCGCGTCGGCGGCCTCGGCGGCGCGGCGCACCGCCTCGTCGTCGGCGCCGGCGAGCGCCCCGTAGGCGATGTTGGCGCGCACGGTGTCGTTGAAGAGCACGATCTCCTGGCTGACGTAGGCGATCTGCGCCCGCAGCCAGGCGAGGTCCAGCTCGCGCAGGTCGACCCCGTCGAGGAGGATGCGCCCGGCGGTGGGGTCGTAGAACCGCGGCAGCAGCATCGCCAGCGTGGTCTTGCCGCTGCCCGAGGGGCCCACGAGGGCCACGGTCTCGCCCGGGGCCACCTGCAGGTCCACGTCGTGCAGCACCGGCTCGCGATCGTAGGCGAAGCCCA
This genomic interval from Inmirania thermothiophila contains the following:
- a CDS encoding branched-chain amino acid transaminase; translation: MSLAERDGVIWFDGEMVPWREARVHVLTHTLHYGLGVFEGIRVYATDRGPAIFRLREHTERLFNSAHILGMPMPYDRDTINAATIECVRANGLESGYIRPICFYGAEGLGLRADNLRVHVAIAAWSWGAYLGDEAIRHGIRVKTASFTRHHVNIAMCRTKAVGNYINSMLALQEAIACGYDEALLLDVDGFVAEGSGENVFLVHGGRIYTPELTSALNGITRQTVITLAREAGYEVIEKRITRDEVYIADEAFFTGTAAEVTPIRELDGRTIGEGRPGPVTRQLQSIYFDQVHGRRNTHPEWLTHVR
- a CDS encoding zinc-finger domain-containing protein, which produces MSAEPAQTGAATGGRIPNDRRRYEVTRADLPLSCPMPGMSVWNSHPRVYLPIAEAPDGRVRCPYCGAEYVLVDGDG
- the waaF gene encoding lipopolysaccharide heptosyltransferase II — protein: MAAGGAAPAGGAVLVVGPAWVGDMVMAQAVLRLLAARRPGVAIDVIAPPWSLPLVRRMPEVREAIALEVGHGEFGLGARWRLARRLRRRGYGQALLLPRSFKAALVPWLAGIPRRTGHLGEARRGLVNDVRPDPGRRRAPWVRRMAVLALEPGEAVPEVLPQPRLAVDEANRARLMTALGLAGEGPVLGLCPGAEYGPSKRWPARRYGALAARMAARGWRVWVFGSARERPLGEEVVAASGGAARNLCGRTRLEDVVDLMSACERVVTNDSGLMHVAAATGTALTVIYGASSPDYTPPLTPRARIVRRALACAPCFRRVCPLGHTACLEGIEVEEVERTCTP
- a CDS encoding O-antigen ligase family protein, giving the protein MHAVAGPPLAPWRAWLAPWVLFLLPVGTMTVPEWNSALYVVLALVLALPPQPGWRELSRWERGVLLAAAAYFAVTFLSWAANGTDPRLFFKRLEVDLRYLLTIPVYLLVRRVPDAERWLLRGCALAGLGLVAEGLYQVEVLGYGQAKGVYHHIPFGTFSALVAALLLDAAVTRRGEGVWRLLYALGCAGAAAAVLLAGSRAGYLNLLALPALWVVLRLPRRAKLAAPLVAAALAAGVWSGSDMARRKVAAGVADIQRYLAREEVRDARALGSLETRLELWRAALALWREHPLLGVGPARWKPQVQGLIARRRAPPAIGHYNQAHNNYLHVLATRGLLGLAALLAMLGIPAAAFLRAHAAGAAAAVPGLLVVAAFALHGLSETPLKTGKEATVFLVFTAVFLAAASRAGAGGAGAAAPAPATP
- a CDS encoding glycosyltransferase family 2 protein; this translates as MRPITATIITLNEEEHLPACIESVRPVCDEVIVVDSGSTDRTVEVARALGARVLEQPYLGDGPQKAFAVPQARNDWILSIDADERLEEDAVAAIGGLDLDRDDVDAYALRRRSFVGNHWIRAAGFYPDYVVRLYHRGRAGYLPRKAHSRVEARRVVRLQAHLRHLTYRDVAHWVERINALTSYDAWAAYERGRRARPWTPALHAAAALVRKLILKGGILQGMDGWNVAVTTAFHAYVKYWKLLERQRREDGPR
- a CDS encoding glycosyltransferase family 4 protein, coding for MRVLELCLSPDLGGLELYALRAAEALGASGPTVMAVAPDGLLRPRAEGLGLAARLVARPRIPLAPGAVRALAGLLDEVRPEIVHVHWARDLPLAVAARGLSRSRPRIVHTRQMAITRPKRDPYHAAVYRRLDLILAITRRLAADLRRFLPPECAGRIRTLYYGVPAPQGLNRASVRRAVRARLGVPAEAFLVGLFGRIEAFKGQHLLVEAVESLRAQGRAVHGLIVGRAMEPGYLEDLRRRVAAAGLDVHFLDFVEDPQRYMAACDCVALTTVEETFGLVLPEAMRVGVAVVGSDRGGVPEIIDDGETGLLFRSGDAASLAAAIARLHDDPGLRSRLAAAGKAKADRMFDEAAHFRALRGILAGLVSAGSAR
- a CDS encoding glycosyltransferase family 9 protein, whose protein sequence is MPRPPLAPPRRVLVVRNDKIGDFMLAWPSLALLRAALPAGEIHALVPRYTRELAEACPWIDAVVEDPGPEAGGRALRGLAAELRRRRFDAALTLFSTTRIGIALAAARIPYRLAPATKIAQVFHNRRLRQRRSRSEKPEYAYNLDLARRLLADHGVAPPPDPRPPVWRLPAAETAGLDRRLRTAHGIAPEARIVVLHPGSGGSAANLAPAQYAELARRLQPAFPVHFLVTAGPGEEAGAEALARRLRGDGLAASALPPRAGLVDFARHLALAALFIGGSTGPLHIAGALDVPTAAFYPRRRSATPLRWQTLNSPGRRLAFTPPHGAPEEDMGRIDLAAAARAISAHFLR
- a CDS encoding UDP-glucuronic acid decarboxylase family protein; the encoded protein is MRNYGNRRVLVTGGAGFIGSHLCERLLARGHEVLCVDNFFTGTRGNIQHLLDDPAFEVLRHDITFPLYVEVDEVYNLACPASPVHYQFDPVQTTKTSVMGAINMLGLAKRLRVRILQASTSEVYGDPEVHPQHEGYWGRVNPIGPRACYDEGKRCAETLFFDYHRQHGLRIKVARIFNTYGPRMHPDDGRVVSNFIVQALRNKDITVYGDGGQTRSFCYVDDLVDGLVRLMEETPDDFTGPVNLGNPQELTIRELAERIIELTGSRSRIVHRPLPADDPRQRRPDIRLAREALGWQPTTPVEEGLQATIQYFDRLLAACG
- a CDS encoding glycosyltransferase — translated: MAPPRIEIIVAAYNRPEATRLVLEGYLRQRDRDFSLTLADDGSGPEIGRLAREYARRGLALRHVWHEDRGYRRAEILNRAVLGSEADYLVFTDNDCIPHPDFVADHRALARRGLAVGGRRADLGPALSRRLIERGIDGLDAPWSMVRHGLTGGVRHWRSGCRVPDWLLPLWRGRQGGLLGANMAVWRADFERVNGFDLDFVGYGGEEVDLERRLRTAGVGVRVYRGRAVLFHLWHPPRRADEATRRLLADKRRKGLAVAERGLRELASGRQGAAPRTQTPRAGVEGGP